In Bactrocera oleae isolate idBacOlea1 chromosome 5, idBacOlea1, whole genome shotgun sequence, a genomic segment contains:
- the LOC106623518 gene encoding RNA-binding protein 25 isoform X1: protein MSYPSRAPIPPYMNPTIPPPHMMPPIPSARNYRSSATISSQPTVYQRIPDPVPQFRGPIITVFVGNISERVPEALIKRILAACGVVVNWKRVSTFGFCEYDGPNAGMRAVRLLSELELDGKKLVAKVDAKNKLLLDNYKEEELKNGINVSAVDEKSEDDYVLSQMRKILDDHKHEFDEFDSNSRGDVFGGRINKSKMARAEDKITKVLNETNLEEEKRNLISSEIGKFRKRAEADEHRKEKEKEKMREKEKDKDREYEKEREKERKPSEVIKDDISEEDWDAGEKKVPIDKVERVTSRKDRHSSSMSPNRKEKERESKRRRSKSRSRERERDREYREREREREREREREREREKEREREREREREREKEREREREREREREREREREEKIVKNIKDLHREKEVEEELRERKKAEKKAREKEEAYQERLKNWELREKRKAKEYEKIRIKDKIKLEEREKEAKRLKEFVEDYDDERDDHKYYKGRELQRRLGDRVREADLDAKDRNKEQEELEELRNKIFSGEYENPSQEYERAKKEHEKLYKPQILIDVNLENIQRKEREKERIREKLQSIESKRLLLDVNSNDDGELNALAKSYSVESISNDDAESRADSTSNIETNYSRHGSESRDFVPVVNTQATSSTPSSTLQSVSNSRPQNTDATTPPTQATVISLNLGANSKKKKIEATGVFNADEDIDDENNSKRRKLVPLDYDDNQSRSGGSTSQTDRQNSNVGKSNSKKHGKNDTASQETVNNKKEENNTRIHDEKRRHIKSIIDRIPTQKEDLFNYKLDRNEIDNNLMERKIRPWINKKIIEYIGEPEPTLVDFICSKVLAGSSPQSILDDVQMVLDEEAEVFVVKMWRLLIYEVDAKKIGIVKRNFNYQIPLLLPDTNEP, encoded by the exons ATGTCGTATCCATCTCGCGCACCTATACCACCTTATATGAATCCGACTATACCACCTCCTCAT ATGATGCCTCCTATACCATCAGCAAGGAATTATAGAAGCTCTGCTACTATCAGCTCCCAGCCCACAGTTTACCAACGTATACCTGATCCGGTTCCCCAGTTTCGTGGACCAATTATTACGGTGTTCGTGG GAAATATAAGTGAACGAGTGCCTGAAGCGTTAATCAAAAGAATATTGGCAGCTTGTGGCGTAGTGGTGAATTGGAAACGAGTTTCCACTTTTGGTTTTTGTGAATATGA cgGACCTAACGCGGGTATGCGAGCTGTGCGCCTTTTAAGTGAACTTGAATTAGATGGAAAGAAACTTGTGGCTAAAGTTGATGCGAAAAATAAACTTCTTTTAGACAATTACAAGGAAGAAGAACTGAAAAATGGAATCAATGTTTCTGCCGTAGATGAGAAATCGGAAGATGATTATGTTCTTAGTCAAATGAGAAAAATTCTTGATGATCATAAACATGAATTCGATGAATTTGATTCGAATTCTCGTGGTGACGTATTCGGAGgaagaataaataaatctaaaatgGCTCGGGCGGAAGATAAAATAACCAAGGTTCTTAACGAAACTAATCTAGAAGAGGAAAAGAGAAATTTGATCAGTAGCGAAATCGGAAAATTCAGAAAAAGAGCAGAAGCCGATGAACACAGAAAAGAAAAGGAAAAGGAAAAAATGAGAGAAAAGGAGAAAGATAAGGATAGAGAATATGAAAAAGAAAGAGAAAAGGAACGAAAACCTTCTGAAGTAATAAAAGACGATATAAGTGAAGAAGATTGGGATGCTGGGGAAAAAAAGGTCCCAATTGATAAAGTCGAAAGAGTGACAAGTCGAAAGGACCGTCACTCCAGCAGCATGTCGCCCAACAGAAAGGAAAAGGAACGAGAAAgcaaaagaagaagaagtaaATCTCGTTCGCGAGAAAGAGAACGTGACCGAGAATACAGGGAACGCGAAAGAGAGCGAGAAAGGGAGCGGGAACGTGAACGGGAGCGTGAAAAAGAACGCGAAAGGGAACGTGAACGTGAAAGAGAAAGGGAAAAGGAGCGTGAAAGGGAACGAGAAAGAGAACGTGAACGAGAACGAGAAAG GGAAcgagaagaaaaaattgtaaaaaatattaaagatctACACAGAGAGAAAGAAGTTGAGGAAGAACTACGAGAACGTAAGAAAGCTGAAAAAAAAGCTAGAGAAAAGGAAGAAGCTTATCAAGAAAGACTAAAAAACTGGGAGTTAAGAGAAAAACGAAAGGCAAAAGAGTACGAAAAG ATTCGGATCAAGGATAAAATAAAACTAGAAGAGCGTGAGAAGGAAGCCAAAAGACTTAAAGAATTTGTGGAAGACTATGATGACGAAAGAGATgatcataaatattataa AGGTCGAGAACTCCAGAGAAGGTTAGGAGATCGCGTTCGAGAAGCAGATCTTGATGCGAAGGATCGCAATAAAGAACAGGAAGAATTGGAAGAATtgcgaaataaaatattcagtGGAGAATATGAAAATCCTTCACAAGAATATGAGAGGGCAAAGAAAGAGCacgaaaaattgtataaaccTCAAATATTGATCGAtgtaaatttggaaaatatacaACGGAAAGAGCGTGAGAAGGAGCGAATTAGAGAAAAACTGCAATCAATTGAGAGTAAACGCCTCTTACTTGATGTTAATTCAAATGATGATGGAGAATTAAATGCTCTAGCAAAATCATATTCAGTAGAGTCAATTTCAAACGATGATGCGGAGTCTCGGGCAGATTCTACGTCGAATATAGAAACCAACTACAGTCGCCATGGTTCTGAGTCACGGGATTTTGTACCTGTCGTGAATACTCAGGCAACCAGCTCTACACCATCTAGTACTTTACAGAGTGTAAGCAATTCCAGACCTCAGAACACAGATGCTACTACGCCGCCCACACAAGCAACCGTTATTAGTCTTAACTTAGGTGcgaactcaaaaaaaaaaaaaattgaggcGACAGGAGTTTTTAACGCTGACGAGGATATAGACGATGAAAATAACTCAAAGAGACGAAAATTGGTTCCATTAG ATTATGATGACAATCAATCAAGAAGTGGAGGAAGTACATCACAGACAGACCGTCAAAATTCAAATGTTGGAAAATCTAATTCGAAAAAACATGGTAAGAATGATACTGCCAGTCAAGAAACAGTGAATAACAAAAAGGAGGAAAATAATACTAGGATACATGATGAAAAACGGCGTCACATAAAGAGCATTATTGACAGGATTCCTACACAAAAGGAGGATTTGTTTAATTATAAACTCGATCGTAACGAAATCGACAACAACCTTATGGAACGAAAAATTCGACCATGGATAAATAAAAAGATTATTGAATATATTGGGGAGCCCGAACCGACTCTTGTGGATTTTATATGCTCTAAGGTGCTTGCTGGAAGTTCCCCCCAAAGCATTTTGGATGATGTTCAAATG gtcCTAGACGAAGAAGCAGAAGTATTCGTTGTTAAAATGTGGAGATTGCTAATTTATGAAGTAGATGCAAAAAAAATTGGGATAG ttaaacgGAATTTTAATTACCAGATTCCTTTATTACTTCCTGATACAAATGAACCATAA
- the LOC106623518 gene encoding RNA-binding protein 25 isoform X2, translating into MSYPSRAPIPPYMNPTIPPPHMMPPIPSARNYRSSATISSQPTVYQRIPDPVPQFRGPIITVFVGNISERVPEALIKRILAACGVVVNWKRVSTFGFCEYDGPNAGMRAVRLLSELELDGKKLVAKVDAKNKLLLDNYKEEELKNGINVSAVDEKSEDDYVLSQMRKILDDHKHEFDEFDSNSRGDVFGGRINKSKMARAEDKITKVLNETNLEEEKRNLISSEIGKFRKRAEADEHRKEKEKEKMREKEKDKDREYEKEREKERKPSEVIKDDISEEDWDAGEKKVPIDKVERVTSRKDRHSSSMSPNRKEKERESKRRRSKSRSRERERDREYREREREREREREREREREKEREREREREREREKEREREREREREREREREREEKIVKNIKDLHREKEVEEELRERKKAEKKAREKEEAYQERLKNWELREKRKAKEYEKIRIKDKIKLEEREKEAKRLKEFVEDYDDERDDHKYYKGRELQRRLGDRVREADLDAKDRNKEQEELEELRNKIFSGEYENPSQEYERAKKEHEKLYKPQILIDVNLENIQRKEREKERIREKLQSIESKRLLLDVNSNDDGELNALAKSYSVESISNDDAESRADSTSNIETNYSRHGSESRDFVPVVNTQATSSTPSSTLQSVSNSRPQNTDATTPPTQATVISLNLGANSKKKKIEATGVFNADEDIDDENNSKRRKLVPLDYDDNQSRSGGSTSQTDRQNSNVGKSNSKKHGKNDTASQETVNNKKEENNTRIHDEKRRHIKSIIDRIPTQKEDLFNYKLDRNEIDNNLMERKIRPWINKKIIEYIGEPEPTLVDFICSKVLAGSSPQSILDDVQMVLDEEAEVFVVKMWRLLIYEVDAKKIGIGK; encoded by the exons ATGTCGTATCCATCTCGCGCACCTATACCACCTTATATGAATCCGACTATACCACCTCCTCAT ATGATGCCTCCTATACCATCAGCAAGGAATTATAGAAGCTCTGCTACTATCAGCTCCCAGCCCACAGTTTACCAACGTATACCTGATCCGGTTCCCCAGTTTCGTGGACCAATTATTACGGTGTTCGTGG GAAATATAAGTGAACGAGTGCCTGAAGCGTTAATCAAAAGAATATTGGCAGCTTGTGGCGTAGTGGTGAATTGGAAACGAGTTTCCACTTTTGGTTTTTGTGAATATGA cgGACCTAACGCGGGTATGCGAGCTGTGCGCCTTTTAAGTGAACTTGAATTAGATGGAAAGAAACTTGTGGCTAAAGTTGATGCGAAAAATAAACTTCTTTTAGACAATTACAAGGAAGAAGAACTGAAAAATGGAATCAATGTTTCTGCCGTAGATGAGAAATCGGAAGATGATTATGTTCTTAGTCAAATGAGAAAAATTCTTGATGATCATAAACATGAATTCGATGAATTTGATTCGAATTCTCGTGGTGACGTATTCGGAGgaagaataaataaatctaaaatgGCTCGGGCGGAAGATAAAATAACCAAGGTTCTTAACGAAACTAATCTAGAAGAGGAAAAGAGAAATTTGATCAGTAGCGAAATCGGAAAATTCAGAAAAAGAGCAGAAGCCGATGAACACAGAAAAGAAAAGGAAAAGGAAAAAATGAGAGAAAAGGAGAAAGATAAGGATAGAGAATATGAAAAAGAAAGAGAAAAGGAACGAAAACCTTCTGAAGTAATAAAAGACGATATAAGTGAAGAAGATTGGGATGCTGGGGAAAAAAAGGTCCCAATTGATAAAGTCGAAAGAGTGACAAGTCGAAAGGACCGTCACTCCAGCAGCATGTCGCCCAACAGAAAGGAAAAGGAACGAGAAAgcaaaagaagaagaagtaaATCTCGTTCGCGAGAAAGAGAACGTGACCGAGAATACAGGGAACGCGAAAGAGAGCGAGAAAGGGAGCGGGAACGTGAACGGGAGCGTGAAAAAGAACGCGAAAGGGAACGTGAACGTGAAAGAGAAAGGGAAAAGGAGCGTGAAAGGGAACGAGAAAGAGAACGTGAACGAGAACGAGAAAG GGAAcgagaagaaaaaattgtaaaaaatattaaagatctACACAGAGAGAAAGAAGTTGAGGAAGAACTACGAGAACGTAAGAAAGCTGAAAAAAAAGCTAGAGAAAAGGAAGAAGCTTATCAAGAAAGACTAAAAAACTGGGAGTTAAGAGAAAAACGAAAGGCAAAAGAGTACGAAAAG ATTCGGATCAAGGATAAAATAAAACTAGAAGAGCGTGAGAAGGAAGCCAAAAGACTTAAAGAATTTGTGGAAGACTATGATGACGAAAGAGATgatcataaatattataa AGGTCGAGAACTCCAGAGAAGGTTAGGAGATCGCGTTCGAGAAGCAGATCTTGATGCGAAGGATCGCAATAAAGAACAGGAAGAATTGGAAGAATtgcgaaataaaatattcagtGGAGAATATGAAAATCCTTCACAAGAATATGAGAGGGCAAAGAAAGAGCacgaaaaattgtataaaccTCAAATATTGATCGAtgtaaatttggaaaatatacaACGGAAAGAGCGTGAGAAGGAGCGAATTAGAGAAAAACTGCAATCAATTGAGAGTAAACGCCTCTTACTTGATGTTAATTCAAATGATGATGGAGAATTAAATGCTCTAGCAAAATCATATTCAGTAGAGTCAATTTCAAACGATGATGCGGAGTCTCGGGCAGATTCTACGTCGAATATAGAAACCAACTACAGTCGCCATGGTTCTGAGTCACGGGATTTTGTACCTGTCGTGAATACTCAGGCAACCAGCTCTACACCATCTAGTACTTTACAGAGTGTAAGCAATTCCAGACCTCAGAACACAGATGCTACTACGCCGCCCACACAAGCAACCGTTATTAGTCTTAACTTAGGTGcgaactcaaaaaaaaaaaaaattgaggcGACAGGAGTTTTTAACGCTGACGAGGATATAGACGATGAAAATAACTCAAAGAGACGAAAATTGGTTCCATTAG ATTATGATGACAATCAATCAAGAAGTGGAGGAAGTACATCACAGACAGACCGTCAAAATTCAAATGTTGGAAAATCTAATTCGAAAAAACATGGTAAGAATGATACTGCCAGTCAAGAAACAGTGAATAACAAAAAGGAGGAAAATAATACTAGGATACATGATGAAAAACGGCGTCACATAAAGAGCATTATTGACAGGATTCCTACACAAAAGGAGGATTTGTTTAATTATAAACTCGATCGTAACGAAATCGACAACAACCTTATGGAACGAAAAATTCGACCATGGATAAATAAAAAGATTATTGAATATATTGGGGAGCCCGAACCGACTCTTGTGGATTTTATATGCTCTAAGGTGCTTGCTGGAAGTTCCCCCCAAAGCATTTTGGATGATGTTCAAATG gtcCTAGACGAAGAAGCAGAAGTATTCGTTGTTAAAATGTGGAGATTGCTAATTTATGAAGTAGATGCAAAAAAAATTGGGATAGGTAAATAA